A genomic segment from Gracilinanus agilis isolate LMUSP501 chromosome 1, AgileGrace, whole genome shotgun sequence encodes:
- the UBN1 gene encoding ubinuclein-1: MTEPHRVQFTSLPGPLNPTFLKKPRKEEIGGAEQHQDSEPTAAAVRITLTLFEPDHKRCPEFFYPELVKNTRGKVKGLQVGDKKKDVLDPFNDEEKERHKVEALARKFEEKYGGKKRRKDRIQDLIDMGYGYDESDSFIDNSEAYDELVPASLTTKYGGFYINSGTLQFRQASESEDDFIKEKKKKSPKKRKLKEGGEKIKKKKKDDSYDKEKKSKKSKFPKAGFTALNASKEKKKKKYSGALSVKEMLKKFQKEKEAQKKRDEEHKPITVSPAETQSTREVESMPDPLLSFFGSASDNDLLQAATAMDSLTDLDLEQLLSESPEGSPFHDVDDESDSLGVGLDQEFKQPPSLPEGLPMSLEKRIKELAQAARTAEGESKQRFFTQDINGILLDIEVQSRELSSQIRSGVYAYLASFLPCSKDTLVKRARKLHLYEQGGRLKEPLQKLKEAIGRAMPEQMAKYQEECQAHTQAKFAKMLEEEKDKDQRERICSDEEEDEEKGGKRIMGPRKKFQWNDEIRELLCHVVKMKLDGYELERNKAQSWEDYVKAFLDAEVKPLWPKGWMQARTLFKESRRGHGHLTSILAKKKVITATKVKMKDSSTKPDKKVSIASGQPSGSIALPSEQHQGMGMSIGAPARELPSLGASQTSSNIANPASFNLEDSLDEDLIHNPTSSLEAVSKELAALNSRASGSPEFILHAPPKAAPTDKVTSLTSSEEKRNFPKSNSSAPSPASSLQSPLNFLAEQALALGQSSQEKKPDNPSYKELSCQASPSKTLSEAHQSKLKHHNLPRTSHGPQTSSLVPTPQVKVFHSSSQPQKSFTPPAPFVNKLQSPKAASPLSQRSLLQQVKTSTKGPSFHSSVSPSSGSTPTSSSSHKSTGSSTASLGYSGKHSSSSSGQSYKSPFVAGSLSKHGVSSSSSSSGVSSVQSSASGSSLSGVQASSSSSQPSSRPVSSSTLKKPPVSQKLTLVAPPGGPNGDSSGGTQGVAKLLTSSLKPAVVSSTTSSTSLPKGTSGAVLLTSSSSLSVLSPSYKSSSSKLSGGLNSTPLGILSPLHTFPLHVISFSADSSPKAGVSKDAIVTGPAPGTFHHGLSHNASQLHGKGTNVQQRKL, from the exons AGGAGATTGGAGGAGCAGAGCAGCACCAAGACTCTGAACCCACTGCCGCCGCTGTTCGCATCACACTTACACTCTTTGAACCAGATCACAAGCGCTGTCCCGAGTTCTTCTACCCAGAGTTAGTGAAAAATACACGGGGAAAAGTGAAAGGTCTTCAAGTAGGAGACAAG AAGAAAGATGTCTTGGATCCTTTCaatgatgaagaaaaggaaaggcataAGGTGGAGGCTCTTGCCAGGAAATTTGAAGAGAAATAT ggtGGTAAAAAACGCAGAAAGGACAGAATACAGGACTTAATTGACATGGGATATGGGTACGACGAATCTGATTCCTTCATCGATAACTCTGAAGCA TACGATGAGCTTGTTCCTGCTTCTCTGACTACAAAGTATGGAGGATTTTATATTAACTCGGGAACACTGCAGTTCAGACAAGCATCAGAATCTGAGGATGACTtcattaaagaaaagaagaagaaatctccTAAG AAGCGGAAGTTGAAAGAAGGTGGTGagaagataaagaagaagaaaaaagatgactCTTATGACAAGGAGAAGAAATCGAAAAAGTCCAAGTTTCCCAAAGCCGG CTTCACAGCACTGAATGCCAgtaaggagaagaagaaaaagaaatattctggAGCTCTAAGTGTTAAGGAGATGTTGAAgaaatttcagaaggaaaaagaagcccagaagaaGAGGGATGAGGAGCATAAACCAATAACAGTGTCACCTGCTGAAACTCAGAGTACACGGGAGGTGGAAAGCATGCCAGACCCCTTGCTCTCATTCTTTGGCTCTGCTTCTGACAATGACCTGCTTCAGGCAGCTACTGCCATGGACTCACTGACTGACCTTGACTTAGAACAACTCCTCAGCGAGTCTCCAGAAGGAAGTCCATTTCATGATGTGGATGATGAAAGTGATTCCCTTGGGGTGGGATTAGACCAGGAGTTCAAACAACCCCCTTCCCTGCCAGAAGGCCTGCCAATGTCCCTGGAGAAACGTATCAAGGAGCTGGCTCAG GCTGCCAGAACTGCAGAGGGAGAGAGCAAACAGAGGTTCTTCACCCAGGATATTAATGGCATCCTGCTAGA CATAGAGGTGCAGTCTCGGGAGCTGAGTAGCCAGATCCGTTCTGGGGTGTATGCCTATCTTGCTTCATTCCTGCCCTGCAGCAAGGATACCCTGGTCAAACGTGCTCGCAAACTTCATCTCTATGAGCAG GGAGGGCGTCTGAAGGAACCTTTGCAGAAACTTAAGGAAGCCATTGGCAGGGCAATGCCGGAGCAGATGGCCAAATACCAGGAAGAGTGCCAGGCACATACACAAGCAAAGTTTGCTAA GATGctggaggaggagaaagacaaGGACCAGAGAGAACGTATTTGTTCtgatgaggaggaggatgaagagaaAGGGGGTAAACGCATCATGGGACCCCGGAAGAAATTCCAGTGGAATGATGAAATCAG GGAGTTGCTCTGTCATGTGGTGAAGATGAAACTGGATGGCTATGAACTGGAGAGGAACAAGGCCCAGTCCTGGGAAGATTACGTGAAAGCTTTTCTGGATGCTGAGGTCAAACCCCTCTGGCCCAAGGGCTGGATGCAGGCCAG GACTTTATTTAAGGAGAGTAGGCGAGGACATGGACACCTGACATCAATCCT GGCGAAGAAGAAAGTCATAACTGCTACTAAGGTCAAAATGAAG gattccTCCACCAAACCTGATAAGAAGGTTTCAATTGCTTCAGGACAACCCAGTGGCTCCATTGCTTTGCCTTCAGAACAGCATCAGGGAATGGGCATGAGCATTGGTGCTCCTGCCAGGGAGTTGCCATCTCTGGGTGCTTCTCAAACATCCAGCAATATTGCTAATCCTGCTTCTTTCAACCTGGAGGATTCACTTGATGAGGACTTAATTcataatccaacctcttcattagAGGCAGTATCTAAGGAACTAGCTGCGTTGAACAGCAGAGCAAGTGGGAGTCCTGAATTCATTCTTCATGCACCTCCAAAGGCGGCCCCTACAGATAAAGTAACAAGTCTTACAAGTtctgaggaaaaaagaaacttcCCTAAGTCCAATTCTTCTGCTCCATCACCTGCTAGCTCACTACAGTCACCTCTTAATTTCTTGGCTGAACAGGCACTGGCATTGGGGCAGTCTTCTCAGGAGAAAAAACCAGATAATCCTAGTTACAAAGAGCTTTCTTGCCAGGCTTCCCCTAGTAAAACATTGTCTGAAGCACACCAGTCAAAACTTAAGCACCATAATTTGCCACGGACATCTCATGGACCACAGACATCATCTCTGGTGCCCACCCCTCAAGTTAAAGTTTTTCACTCAAGTAGTCAGCCACAGAAAAGCTTCACACCCCCAGCTCCATTTGTCAATAAGCTCCAGAGCCCAAAGGCTGCCTCCCCTCTCTCCCAGCGATCCCTTCTCCAGCAGGTCAAGACATCGACCAAAGGTCCAagcttccattcctcagtatctcCCTCTTCAGGTAGCACCCCAACTTCTAGTAGTTCTCATAAGAGTACTGGCTCCTCCACAGCTTCTTTGGGCTATTCAGGGAAGCATTCATCCAGTTCTTCAGGACAATCTTACAAGTCTCCCTTTGTTGCTGGCTCTCTCTCTAAACATGGAGTTTCTTCTAGCAGTTCTTCATCTGGAGTATCTTCAGTCCAGAGCTCTGCATCTGGGAGCTCACTCTCTGGTGTACAGGCTTCCTCTTCTAGTAGCCAGCCTTCCAGCCGGCCAGTATCAAGTTCTACATTGAAGAAACCTCCAGTCTCCCAGAAGCTGACTTTAGTGGCGCCACCTGGTGGCCCAAATGGAGATTCTAGTGGTGGGACGCAGGGGGTGGCCAAGTTATTGACCTCTTCCCTTAAGCCAGCTGTGGTTAGTAGTACTACATCATCTACCTCCTTGCCA AAAGGAACAAGTGGAGCTGTACTGCTAACCAGCTCCTCTTCCTTAAGTGTACTGTCGCCATCCTATAAATCCAGCAGTTCTAAACTGTCCGGAGGCCTGAACTCAACACCACTGGGGATTTTATCTCCTCTCCACACTTTCCCTCTCCATGTGATCTCCTTTAGTGCAGACTCATCTCCCAAAGCAGGAGTCTCCAAGGATGCCATTGTTACAGGCCCTGCCCCTGGAACTTTCCACCATGGCCTAAGTCACA ATGCTTCTCAGCTTCATGGGAAAGGGACCAATGTGCAACAGCGGAAATTGTGA